A single Methanomicrobiales archaeon DNA region contains:
- a CDS encoding PspC domain-containing protein, which yields MKRLYRSIDDRIIAGVAGGIGEYYEIDPTLIRLAWVVLTVITGFIPGIVAYILAWLIVPEEGEAPGVIEAEAEVVEKGT from the coding sequence GTGAAGAGACTCTACCGATCGATCGACGACAGGATCATCGCCGGTGTCGCGGGGGGCATCGGAGAGTACTACGAGATCGACCCGACGCTCATCCGCCTGGCATGGGTCGTTCTGACGGTGATCACGGGCTTTATCCCGGGCATCGTGGCATACATCCTCGCCTGGCTGATCGTCCCCGAAGAGGGGGAGGCCCCGGGCGTGATCGAAGCGGAAGCGGAGGTCGTGGAGAAGGGGACCTGA
- a CDS encoding PEGA domain-containing protein has product MQRWGILALLAALALTGGCTEPLPPGSIAVASDPAGADVYLDGLLRGETPLLLEGVAAGEHALELRHGGFGAWSDTVSVLPLVHLPVQANLSPIVVNRPPDPGPSDPSATPAPPDGGSRHTRTYRWEYGGRESTFTLSLPQAVYDYYRSRPHDRERDYAQYALSEYDRPYLQGIVQKFRESGEDRSEREVVEHLISFVQSLPYTSDNLTTGYDEYPRYPLETLVDNGGDCEDTAILAAALLNEMGYGAVLLQLPDHMAVGVACPEPPAGTCYEFEGSRYCYLETTGRGWTIGEVPPDFQAGSRTAIVHPMVRAPRIDLQFTAELERTDLRFAYYRVRCEIENLGPGAAAGLKVHLAALALAQGEGMVWPPDCTLDLGDYPEGARGRAEATLKIPRGETARIRCVVYGDNFQPAEALSDPFTA; this is encoded by the coding sequence ATGCAGAGATGGGGCATCCTCGCCCTGCTGGCGGCGCTCGCCCTCACCGGCGGATGCACGGAACCCCTCCCCCCGGGTTCGATCGCGGTCGCCTCGGACCCTGCCGGGGCGGACGTCTACCTCGACGGACTCCTGCGGGGAGAGACGCCGCTCCTCCTGGAGGGCGTAGCCGCGGGCGAACATGCCCTCGAGCTCCGCCATGGCGGCTTCGGCGCCTGGTCGGATACGGTCAGCGTGCTCCCTCTCGTCCACCTCCCGGTGCAGGCCAACCTCTCCCCCATCGTCGTGAACCGCCCACCGGATCCGGGCCCATCGGACCCGTCGGCCACACCTGCACCGCCGGACGGCGGCTCCCGCCATACCCGCACCTACCGCTGGGAGTACGGAGGGAGGGAGTCGACATTCACCCTCTCCCTCCCGCAAGCCGTATACGACTATTACCGCAGCCGCCCCCACGACCGGGAACGGGATTACGCCCAGTATGCGCTCTCGGAGTACGATCGGCCATACCTGCAGGGGATCGTGCAGAAGTTCCGGGAGAGCGGCGAGGACCGCTCGGAGCGGGAGGTCGTCGAACACCTGATCTCCTTTGTCCAGTCGCTTCCCTACACCTCGGACAACCTGACCACCGGCTATGACGAGTACCCCCGCTACCCGCTGGAGACGCTGGTGGACAACGGGGGAGACTGCGAGGATACCGCCATCCTCGCGGCGGCGCTCCTGAACGAGATGGGCTACGGCGCGGTCCTGCTCCAGCTCCCCGACCACATGGCCGTCGGCGTGGCCTGCCCGGAGCCCCCCGCCGGCACCTGCTACGAGTTCGAGGGGTCCCGGTACTGCTACCTGGAGACCACCGGCCGCGGCTGGACGATCGGGGAGGTGCCTCCCGACTTCCAGGCGGGATCCCGGACCGCCATCGTCCACCCCATGGTGCGGGCTCCAAGGATCGACCTGCAGTTCACGGCGGAGCTGGAGCGCACCGATCTCCGCTTCGCGTACTACCGGGTCCGCTGCGAGATCGAGAATCTCGGGCCGGGGGCGGCAGCCGGTCTGAAGGTGCATCTCGCCGCCCTCGCCCTCGCGCAGGGGGAGGGGATGGTCTGGCCCCCCGACTGCACGCTCGATCTCGGGGACTATCCCGAGGGCGCCCGGGGGAGGGCCGAAGCGACTCTGAAGATCCCGCGAGGGGAGACCGCCCGGATCCGCTGCGTGGTCTACGGCGACAACTTCCAGCCCGCCGAAGCCCTGTCGGATCCCTTCACTGCCTGA
- a CDS encoding slipin family protein, whose amino-acid sequence MKQPNALQFLIFFLIFLPGAWFAISGLLETGALAFLWAAAISAAVGLLAAMSFRVAEQWEKAVVLRLGRFKGLKGPGPFFIVPLLETVPYWIDLRVITTSFRAEKTLTRDTVPVDVEAVLFWKVVNPQKAALEVEDYRSAISWASQTALREVIGKSLLSDMLEAREKLDAELQTIIDLRTEQWGVHISSVEIRDILIPTELQDAMSMQAQAERERQARVILGDSERQVAQKFEEAARTYRDNPTALHLRAMNMLYEGLKERGALIIVPASVLDTMNLGTTAGLVSLGRMAEEGREEKVPSDNGGSAPSAERTAA is encoded by the coding sequence ATGAAACAACCCAATGCGCTGCAGTTCCTGATCTTCTTCCTGATCTTCCTGCCGGGTGCCTGGTTCGCGATCTCCGGTCTGCTGGAGACGGGTGCGCTCGCGTTCCTCTGGGCTGCCGCGATCTCTGCCGCCGTCGGGCTGCTCGCCGCCATGTCGTTCCGCGTGGCGGAACAGTGGGAGAAGGCGGTCGTTCTCCGCCTGGGGCGGTTCAAGGGGCTGAAGGGTCCGGGACCCTTCTTCATCGTACCGCTGCTGGAGACCGTCCCCTACTGGATCGACCTGCGGGTGATCACCACCTCGTTCCGGGCGGAGAAGACCCTGACCCGCGACACCGTTCCCGTGGACGTGGAGGCGGTGCTCTTCTGGAAGGTGGTGAACCCCCAGAAGGCGGCTCTCGAGGTGGAGGACTACCGCTCGGCGATCAGCTGGGCCTCCCAGACGGCGCTCCGCGAGGTCATCGGCAAATCGCTCCTCTCGGATATGCTGGAGGCCCGGGAGAAGCTGGACGCCGAGCTCCAGACGATCATCGACCTGCGCACCGAGCAGTGGGGCGTGCACATCAGCTCTGTCGAGATCCGCGACATTCTCATCCCGACCGAACTCCAGGACGCGATGTCCATGCAGGCCCAGGCCGAGCGGGAGCGCCAGGCACGGGTGATCCTGGGGGACTCCGAGCGCCAGGTGGCCCAGAAGTTCGAGGAGGCGGCCCGCACCTACCGCGACAACCCCACCGCCCTCCACCTGCGGGCGATGAACATGCTGTACGAGGGCCTGAAAGAGCGGGGCGCCCTGATCATCGTCCCCGCCTCCGTGCTCGACACCATGAACCTGGGAACGACCGCCGGGCTGGTGTCGCTCGGGCGGATGGCGGAGGAGGGGCGGGAGGAGAAGGTCCCAAGCGACAACGGGGGCAGCGCACCGTCAGCGGAGCGGACGGCGGCCTGA
- a CDS encoding flavin reductase family protein, with protein sequence MKKSLGAKALLYPTPVLVVGTYDPGGRPNVMTAAWGGICSSDPPCIAVALRKATHTYGNIVESRAFTISIPSEDHVREVDYFGIASGRDRDKFAATGLTEVRGDRVDAPYVGEFPIVLECRLRDIVEVGLHTLFIGEILDVKAEEAVLTGTGFPDMKKVMPLVFDPGVRGYYGVGEYRGKAFHIGRLR encoded by the coding sequence ATGAAGAAGTCGCTGGGTGCAAAAGCTCTGCTCTACCCCACGCCCGTCCTGGTGGTGGGGACGTACGATCCGGGGGGGAGGCCCAACGTCATGACGGCGGCCTGGGGCGGGATCTGCAGTTCCGATCCGCCCTGCATCGCGGTCGCGCTGCGGAAGGCGACCCACACCTACGGGAACATCGTCGAGAGCCGGGCGTTTACGATCAGCATACCGTCGGAGGATCACGTCCGGGAGGTGGACTACTTCGGGATCGCCAGCGGGCGTGACCGGGACAAGTTCGCCGCCACGGGGCTGACGGAGGTGCGGGGGGACCGCGTGGATGCCCCCTACGTGGGAGAGTTCCCCATCGTCCTCGAGTGCCGCCTGCGCGACATCGTGGAGGTCGGGCTGCACACCCTGTTCATCGGGGAGATCCTGGACGTCAAGGCGGAGGAGGCGGTGCTGACCGGTACGGGGTTCCCGGACATGAAAAAGGTGATGCCCCTGGTATTCGACCCCGGCGTCCGGGGCTACTACGGGGTGGGGGAGTACCGGGGGAAGGCCTTCCACATCGGAAGGCTGCGCTGA
- a CDS encoding trypsin-like peptidase domain-containing protein, with the protein MDSAAAEPIGMIGGAAAAGTLPEPSVEADPSPPADADLLDAYSKAVVGVVNAVGPAVVNILVGKRMPGYRSEQVGAGSGVIVSADGRILTNDHVVHGATALEVRMADGTTIPTRLVGTDPATDLAVLQAEATDLPHAPLGDSDALSVGQLAIAIGNPFGFQSTVSTGVLSALGRALRSRDGRRIENIIQHTAPLNPGNSGGPLVDSRGRIIGINTAIIAMAQGIGFAIPVNTARFVLDQVLAHGRVRRGYLGITAQSRPLDPRLSRFHRLESRHAVEVAAVDRQSPAGRGGIREGDLIVGIESECVQSVDDLHRHLAECAIGKPLHLDVIRGVQRLRITVVPSEAAPSL; encoded by the coding sequence ATGGATTCAGCAGCAGCAGAGCCAATCGGGATGATCGGCGGGGCGGCGGCCGCCGGCACGCTGCCGGAGCCGTCTGTCGAAGCGGATCCCTCCCCGCCTGCGGACGCGGATCTGCTCGACGCCTACTCGAAGGCGGTCGTCGGCGTGGTGAACGCCGTCGGGCCGGCGGTCGTGAACATCCTCGTGGGGAAGCGGATGCCGGGCTACCGCTCCGAGCAGGTCGGCGCCGGCTCGGGCGTGATCGTCTCGGCCGACGGACGGATCCTGACAAACGACCACGTGGTCCACGGTGCGACCGCGCTCGAGGTGCGGATGGCCGACGGGACGACCATCCCGACGCGGCTCGTCGGCACGGATCCGGCGACGGACCTGGCGGTCCTGCAGGCCGAGGCGACCGATCTGCCCCATGCACCCCTGGGAGACTCGGACGCCCTGTCCGTGGGGCAGCTCGCCATCGCCATCGGGAACCCCTTCGGGTTCCAGTCCACCGTCTCCACCGGCGTGCTGAGCGCCCTCGGGCGGGCCCTCCGCAGCCGGGACGGGCGGCGGATCGAGAACATCATCCAGCACACGGCCCCCCTCAACCCGGGGAACTCCGGGGGTCCCCTCGTGGACTCCCGCGGGCGGATCATCGGCATCAACACCGCCATCATCGCGATGGCGCAGGGGATCGGGTTCGCCATCCCCGTGAATACGGCCCGCTTCGTGCTCGACCAGGTCCTGGCCCACGGGCGGGTGCGGCGGGGCTACCTGGGGATCACCGCGCAGAGCCGCCCCCTCGATCCCCGCCTCTCCCGCTTCCACCGCCTGGAGAGCCGGCATGCCGTCGAGGTGGCCGCCGTGGACCGCCAGAGCCCGGCGGGAAGGGGCGGCATCCGGGAGGGCGACCTGATCGTCGGGATCGAGAGCGAATGCGTGCAGAGCGTGGACGACCTGCACCGCCACCTGGCGGAGTGCGCCATCGGCAAACCGCTGCACCTGGACGTCATCCGCGGCGTCCAGAGGCTGCGGATCACCGTCGTCCCGAGCGAGGCCGCCCCGAGCCTCTGA